From Polynucleobacter sp. MWH-Braz-FAM2G, a single genomic window includes:
- a CDS encoding cation acetate symporter: protein MNRIEKLLCALALFVLPMLAIAAGADMGQVEKQDTNWVAIGMFGAFVAGTLYITKWAASKTKSAADFYTGGGGITGFQNGLAIAGDYMSAASFLGISAAVMANGYDGLIYSIGFLVGWPVITFLMAERLRNLGKFTFADVAGYRFQQTPIRAFAASGTLVVVAFYLIAQMVGAGQLIKLLFGLEYWMAVVIVGCLMMIYVLFGGMTATTWVQIIKACLLLAGVTFMAFMVLAQYGFSPEALFAKAVEVKTAIATNAGKTPEEAAKAGLSIMGPGGFIKDPISAISFGMALMFGTAGLPHILMRFFTVPDAKEARKSVLWATTWIGYFYILIFIIGFGAITLVLTNPEMADVAKGVIKGGAGTANMAAVLVAKTVGGNVFYGFISAVAFATILAVVAGLTLSGASAVSHDLYATVIKKGNADSASELKVSRLTTLTLGVIAVVLGIAFEKQNIAFMVSLAFAIAASANFPVLFMSVLWKNCTTKGAVIGGFLGLVSSVVLTVVSPSVWEAVLGNPKGSALFPYSSPALFSITIGFFGVWLFSVLDNSENAKKERAAFAAQQVRSETGFGASGASGH from the coding sequence ATGAATCGTATTGAAAAATTACTTTGCGCTTTAGCGCTTTTCGTACTGCCAATGTTGGCCATTGCCGCTGGTGCGGATATGGGTCAGGTTGAAAAGCAAGATACCAACTGGGTTGCTATTGGTATGTTTGGCGCCTTCGTTGCAGGTACGCTTTACATTACTAAGTGGGCTGCATCTAAAACCAAATCTGCTGCTGACTTCTACACTGGCGGCGGTGGTATTACTGGCTTTCAGAATGGTTTAGCTATTGCTGGTGACTATATGTCAGCTGCTTCCTTCTTGGGTATATCAGCTGCGGTGATGGCTAATGGCTATGACGGCTTGATCTACTCAATTGGATTCTTGGTTGGTTGGCCAGTAATTACCTTCTTGATGGCTGAGCGTTTACGTAACTTGGGTAAATTTACCTTTGCTGACGTAGCGGGCTATCGTTTTCAGCAGACTCCTATTAGAGCCTTTGCAGCTTCTGGCACTTTAGTAGTTGTGGCTTTCTATTTGATCGCTCAAATGGTGGGCGCTGGTCAATTGATTAAATTGCTTTTCGGTCTTGAGTACTGGATGGCAGTGGTAATCGTTGGCTGCTTGATGATGATCTATGTGTTGTTTGGTGGCATGACTGCTACAACATGGGTTCAGATCATTAAAGCTTGCTTGCTTTTAGCTGGCGTGACATTCATGGCTTTCATGGTATTGGCTCAATATGGATTTAGCCCAGAAGCTTTATTTGCAAAAGCGGTTGAAGTAAAGACAGCAATTGCAACTAACGCAGGCAAAACCCCAGAAGAGGCTGCTAAAGCTGGCCTAAGCATTATGGGCCCAGGCGGATTTATTAAAGATCCAATTTCAGCAATTTCATTTGGTATGGCATTGATGTTTGGTACAGCAGGTTTGCCACACATTCTGATGCGTTTCTTTACCGTACCAGATGCAAAAGAAGCTCGTAAATCAGTCTTGTGGGCAACTACTTGGATTGGTTACTTCTACATCCTCATCTTCATCATTGGTTTTGGTGCAATCACTTTGGTGTTGACCAATCCAGAGATGGCAGATGTTGCTAAGGGCGTGATTAAGGGCGGAGCTGGAACTGCGAACATGGCCGCTGTATTGGTTGCTAAAACTGTTGGTGGAAACGTGTTCTACGGATTCATTTCAGCAGTGGCATTTGCAACTATCTTGGCTGTGGTAGCTGGCTTGACATTGTCTGGTGCTTCAGCGGTTTCACATGACCTTTACGCTACTGTAATTAAAAAGGGTAATGCTGATAGTGCCTCTGAGTTAAAAGTTTCTCGTTTGACAACGTTAACCCTGGGTGTGATCGCAGTGGTATTGGGTATTGCCTTTGAAAAGCAGAATATTGCATTCATGGTTTCCTTGGCATTCGCGATTGCTGCTTCTGCAAACTTCCCAGTACTGTTTATGTCAGTACTTTGGAAAAATTGCACAACCAAAGGCGCGGTAATAGGCGGTTTCTTGGGTCTCGTATCTTCAGTTGTCCTAACTGTAGTTTCTCCATCAGTTTGGGAGGCTGTTTTGGGCAATCCTAAGGGTTCAGCTTTATTCCCATACTCTTCACCTGCTTTGTTCTCAATCACCATTGGTTTCTTTGGTGTATGGCTCTTCTCTGTACTAGATAACAGTGAAAATGCTAAGAAAGAACGTGCTGCATTTGCTGCGCAGCAAGTTCGCTCTGAGACTGGCTTTGGTGCATCAGGAGCTTCTGGTCACTAA
- a CDS encoding DUF485 domain-containing protein — MSDAVVARIEANPKYQELKRKRSTFGWTLCILMFIVYYGYIALIAFNKPFLAQPIGDGVITLGIPIGMGVIVFTILITGIYVRRANNEYDTLTAEILKDGVK; from the coding sequence ATGTCTGATGCTGTCGTTGCGCGCATAGAGGCTAATCCAAAATACCAAGAGCTAAAGCGTAAGCGCAGCACTTTTGGTTGGACCCTCTGTATTTTGATGTTTATCGTCTATTACGGTTACATCGCTTTAATTGCTTTTAATAAGCCTTTCTTGGCTCAGCCTATTGGAGATGGTGTGATTACCTTGGGTATTCCAATTGGTATGGGAGTAATTGTTTTCACGATTCTGATTACTGGTATCTATGTACGTAGAGCCAATAATGAATATGACACTCTTACAGCTGAAATTTTGAAGGATGGTGTCAAATGA
- the otnI gene encoding 2-oxo-tetronate isomerase yields the protein MPKFAANLTMMFNEHDFPARFAAAASAGFDAVEFLFPYDYAPAEVRQWLNENNLKNVLFNLPPGDWAAGERGIAAIPGREEEFRAGVAKAVEYALVLGTPQLHMMAGLIPANSDKSLHRKTYLENMKFAAQELAKHQLNLLLEPINTRDMPGYFLNTQAQAHELRSECGEPNVKVQMDFYHAQIMEGDLATTFKKYFNDIAHTQIASVPNRNEPDDGEVNYAYLFKLMDDMGYQGWVGCEYRPKGKTEDGLGWLQSLMK from the coding sequence GTGCCAAAATTTGCCGCCAATCTAACCATGATGTTTAACGAGCATGACTTCCCGGCTCGTTTTGCTGCTGCTGCCAGTGCCGGATTTGATGCAGTGGAGTTTTTGTTTCCCTATGACTATGCGCCTGCTGAAGTCCGACAGTGGCTTAATGAAAATAATCTAAAAAATGTCCTTTTCAATCTTCCGCCAGGAGATTGGGCGGCGGGTGAGCGTGGAATCGCGGCAATACCTGGACGTGAAGAGGAATTTCGTGCTGGCGTTGCTAAAGCAGTTGAATACGCATTGGTCTTGGGGACACCGCAGCTGCATATGATGGCTGGTTTGATTCCAGCTAATTCTGATAAAAGCCTGCATCGCAAAACTTATCTAGAAAACATGAAGTTTGCTGCGCAAGAATTAGCAAAACATCAACTAAATCTATTGTTAGAGCCTATTAATACACGAGACATGCCTGGATATTTTCTAAATACACAGGCGCAAGCCCATGAGCTTCGATCTGAATGTGGTGAACCCAATGTCAAAGTACAAATGGATTTTTATCATGCTCAAATCATGGAGGGTGATTTAGCAACTACATTCAAAAAGTACTTTAACGATATTGCCCATACTCAAATCGCAAGCGTCCCCAACAGAAATGAGCCGGATGACGGTGAAGTAAATTACGCTTATCTATTTAAATTGATGGATGACATGGGGTACCAAGGCTGGGTAGGCTGCGAGTATCGGCCCAAAGGAAAAACAGAGGATGGGCTGGGTTGGCTTCAAAGCTTAATGAAGTAA
- the htpG gene encoding molecular chaperone HtpG, translating to MTVATKETLGFQAEVKQLLQLMIHSLYSNKEIFLRELISNASDAADKLRFEGIAHPDWYGDDPDLKIKVEFDKAARTVTISDNGIGMSREEVINNLGTIARSGTKEFFSKLSGDQQKDAALIGQFGVGFYSAFIVADRIVVETRRAGLPASDGVRWESDGSGEFTIEQIDRPQRGTSITLHLREGEDDFLNSYQLKSIIRKYSDHISLPIQMRKEEWDADKKEQVIKDELESINQSSALWARNKSEITEEQYNEFYKHLSHDYENPLCYSLNRVEGRSEFTQLLFVPSRAPFDLWDRNKRGGIKLYVKRIFIMDDAEKLMPMYLRFVTGVIDSVDLPLNVSREILQESRDIKVIRESSTKRVLSMLEELANSDDESKKEKYRTFWAQFGQVLKEGVGEDQANQERILKLLRFASTHADSADQTVSLAEYVSRMKEGQDKIYYVTGESFNAAKNSPHLEIFRKKGVEVLLLSDRVDEWMLSFISEFDGKQLASVAKGGLDLGSLSDEKEKKEHEETEKQFKGLVERMKKVLEEKAKDVRVTFRLTDSPACLIADENELSGNLLRMLKAAGQNAPDMKPILEINPEHPLLSKLKNDDKDFDDWTNLLFDQALLAEGGQLNDPASFVKRMNQLLLK from the coding sequence ATGACTGTTGCTACTAAAGAAACGCTAGGATTTCAGGCAGAGGTAAAACAGCTTCTGCAGTTGATGATCCACTCCTTATATTCCAACAAGGAAATTTTTCTTCGCGAGTTAATCTCCAACGCTTCGGATGCCGCTGATAAATTGCGTTTTGAAGGTATCGCCCACCCTGATTGGTATGGCGATGACCCAGATCTCAAAATTAAGGTTGAATTTGATAAGGCCGCTAGAACAGTCACCATTTCAGATAACGGCATTGGCATGAGTCGTGAAGAGGTGATTAATAACCTAGGTACTATTGCGCGTTCTGGCACTAAAGAATTCTTCTCTAAACTCTCTGGCGATCAACAAAAGGATGCGGCCTTAATTGGTCAGTTTGGCGTTGGCTTTTATTCCGCATTCATTGTTGCCGACCGTATTGTTGTTGAGACGCGTCGTGCGGGCTTACCCGCGTCAGATGGAGTCCGCTGGGAATCGGATGGCTCTGGCGAATTTACGATTGAGCAAATTGATCGTCCACAGCGTGGCACCTCAATTACCTTGCATCTGCGTGAGGGTGAGGACGACTTCCTTAACAGCTATCAATTAAAGTCTATTATCCGCAAATATTCGGACCATATCTCTTTGCCAATTCAGATGCGCAAAGAAGAATGGGATGCAGATAAAAAAGAGCAAGTGATTAAAGATGAGCTGGAGAGCATTAATCAATCATCTGCGCTATGGGCTCGCAATAAATCTGAAATTACCGAAGAGCAATACAACGAGTTTTATAAACATCTTTCGCATGATTATGAAAACCCTCTGTGCTACTCCTTAAATCGGGTAGAGGGTAGAAGTGAATTTACTCAATTACTCTTTGTTCCATCTCGCGCACCATTTGATTTGTGGGATCGCAATAAACGTGGCGGCATCAAGCTTTATGTGAAACGAATTTTTATTATGGATGACGCTGAAAAGCTCATGCCGATGTATCTGCGCTTTGTCACAGGCGTGATCGATTCAGTCGATTTGCCTTTGAATGTTTCTCGCGAAATCCTGCAAGAGTCTCGAGATATCAAAGTCATTCGTGAGAGTTCTACTAAGCGTGTCTTGAGTATGCTCGAGGAACTGGCTAATAGCGATGATGAGTCTAAAAAAGAAAAATATCGTACTTTCTGGGCTCAATTTGGCCAGGTACTAAAGGAGGGTGTAGGGGAGGACCAAGCAAATCAAGAGCGGATTCTGAAGCTTCTGCGCTTTGCAAGTACTCATGCTGATTCTGCTGACCAGACGGTATCTTTAGCAGAGTATGTCTCACGGATGAAAGAGGGTCAGGATAAGATTTATTACGTTACTGGAGAATCTTTCAATGCCGCAAAAAATAGCCCTCATCTAGAGATCTTCCGCAAAAAAGGCGTCGAAGTACTTTTGCTTTCTGATCGTGTGGATGAGTGGATGCTTTCTTTTATTTCTGAATTCGATGGCAAGCAATTAGCATCGGTTGCTAAAGGCGGCTTAGATTTGGGAAGCTTGAGCGATGAGAAGGAAAAGAAAGAGCATGAAGAAACCGAGAAGCAGTTCAAGGGCTTGGTTGAACGCATGAAAAAAGTGTTGGAGGAAAAGGCAAAAGATGTTCGTGTGACATTCCGCCTGACTGATTCTCCCGCTTGTTTAATTGCGGATGAAAATGAGCTCTCTGGTAATTTGCTGCGTATGCTGAAAGCTGCTGGTCAAAATGCTCCTGATATGAAGCCTATTTTGGAGATTAATCCAGAGCATCCATTGTTATCAAAACTAAAAAATGATGACAAAGACTTTGATGATTGGACTAATCTTTTATTTGACCAGGCGCTTTTGGCTGAGGGTGGTCAGTTAAATGACCCCGCCAGTTTTGTAAAGCGGATGAATCAACTGCTTTTGAAGTAA
- a CDS encoding response regulator transcription factor has product MTQGLTKFPAKDDVVYVVDDDEAMRDSLSWLLQSNGYKVSCHESGERFLQALSATDPSTVACALIDIRMPHMTGMELQNVLHEKGFTFPVSFITGHGEISMAVEAIKNGAIDFIQKPFKEHILQELVEKMLSIARNEKQRAEDLKAIQSKFKTLTPREEDVLEKIAIGRTNKEIGADLDISVKTVEAHRANIMDKLAVNRPAKLLQMTLKYQEAKAQGLI; this is encoded by the coding sequence ATGACTCAGGGCTTAACAAAATTTCCCGCTAAAGATGATGTTGTTTATGTTGTCGATGACGATGAAGCGATGCGCGACTCTTTGTCTTGGCTTCTACAGTCCAACGGATATAAAGTCAGTTGCCATGAAAGTGGTGAGCGTTTTTTGCAGGCCTTATCCGCCACAGACCCATCTACAGTCGCTTGCGCACTGATTGATATTCGCATGCCTCATATGACGGGCATGGAACTTCAAAATGTTTTGCACGAAAAAGGCTTTACTTTTCCGGTTTCATTCATTACTGGTCATGGCGAGATCTCGATGGCAGTTGAAGCTATTAAAAACGGTGCGATCGATTTCATACAGAAACCATTTAAGGAACACATTCTTCAAGAGCTTGTTGAAAAAATGCTTTCTATAGCTCGTAATGAAAAGCAGCGCGCAGAAGATCTTAAGGCAATTCAATCAAAATTTAAAACTCTCACTCCACGAGAGGAAGACGTCTTAGAGAAAATCGCAATTGGTAGAACCAATAAAGAAATTGGTGCTGACTTAGATATATCGGTCAAAACGGTGGAAGCGCATCGGGCAAACATCATGGACAAGCTCGCGGTCAACAGACCCGCAAAACTCCTGCAGATGACATTGAAATATCAAGAAGCTAAAGCGCAAGGACTTATTTAG
- a CDS encoding Hsp20 family protein, which translates to MSYPFGRNVLLSSVGFDRLIDAIEEMNSGETLSKAQSYPPYNIIKKNERDYAIEIAVAGFKNEEIDITSEGNKLTVVGKVKAEQTGEYLHKGIANRDFSHDFTLAETVIVRSADIENGLLIIKLENVIPEEKLPRKILIGGNSKLVIEEIKEAA; encoded by the coding sequence ATGTCTTATCCATTTGGTAGAAATGTATTACTCAGCTCTGTAGGTTTTGATCGCTTGATTGATGCGATTGAGGAGATGAACTCTGGGGAAACGCTCAGCAAAGCACAAAGCTATCCCCCTTATAACATCATTAAAAAGAATGAGCGCGACTACGCAATTGAAATTGCCGTTGCTGGATTTAAAAATGAAGAGATTGATATCACTTCCGAAGGCAATAAGCTGACCGTTGTTGGCAAGGTAAAAGCGGAGCAGACTGGAGAATACCTCCACAAAGGTATCGCCAATCGAGACTTTAGCCATGACTTTACTCTGGCTGAAACTGTCATTGTGCGTTCAGCTGATATCGAGAATGGTCTACTCATTATCAAACTTGAGAATGTCATTCCAGAAGAAAAGCTGCCACGCAAGATTCTGATCGGCGGTAACTCTAAGCTCGTTATTGAGGAAATCAAAGAAGCGGCTTAA
- a CDS encoding tripartite tricarboxylate transporter substrate binding protein → MKKTNIFNLIFSIAIGLLSHSAYSQEFPPKKTITVVVGFAAGGAADTAARIISKALGENIGANVVVDNRGGAGGNIAHQFVATGPTDGSTILFGSVGPLTIAPHMMKLPYDPFKDLSPITMGVNFPNILVVNSGTGIKTFAEYVAYAKKNPKKLEYASTGPGSASHLAGELLDEMANIQTVHVPYKGGAPALQDLLGGRVAAYFSTYSTAQAYIENGQLIPLAVTGPQRLKSLPKVPTIAESGYPGFNAINWYAFVASSKVPAPILDRWNTEIVKVLKSPDVVRQLNDHGLTPMPTSREELAKYMAKESATWGRLIKDKKITGE, encoded by the coding sequence ATGAAGAAAACTAATATTTTTAATCTCATCTTCAGTATTGCTATTGGCCTACTTAGCCACTCAGCATATTCTCAGGAGTTTCCACCTAAAAAAACAATCACAGTGGTCGTTGGGTTTGCGGCTGGAGGAGCTGCAGATACGGCAGCTCGGATTATCTCGAAAGCACTTGGCGAGAACATTGGAGCAAATGTGGTCGTTGACAATCGAGGTGGTGCAGGTGGGAATATTGCCCATCAGTTTGTGGCTACTGGACCAACGGATGGAAGCACCATCTTGTTTGGCTCGGTTGGTCCGCTTACGATTGCGCCGCATATGATGAAGTTGCCATACGATCCATTTAAAGATCTTTCGCCAATTACGATGGGTGTTAATTTCCCGAACATTCTGGTTGTTAATTCTGGCACTGGCATCAAAACATTTGCAGAGTACGTTGCTTACGCCAAGAAAAATCCTAAGAAATTAGAATATGCCTCTACCGGGCCTGGCTCCGCCTCGCATCTAGCGGGAGAGTTGTTGGATGAAATGGCGAATATTCAAACAGTGCACGTGCCTTACAAGGGTGGTGCACCAGCTTTACAGGATTTATTGGGTGGTCGTGTTGCAGCGTATTTTTCGACCTACAGTACAGCCCAGGCCTATATTGAAAATGGGCAACTTATTCCTTTGGCGGTTACTGGACCCCAACGTCTGAAGTCGCTACCTAAAGTTCCAACTATTGCCGAATCTGGTTACCCCGGTTTTAATGCGATTAATTGGTATGCATTTGTTGCTTCATCCAAGGTCCCAGCCCCAATATTGGATCGCTGGAATACTGAGATAGTGAAAGTTCTTAAGTCACCAGATGTTGTGAGGCAACTGAATGATCATGGACTTACTCCAATGCCAACTTCGCGTGAGGAGCTCGCAAAGTATATGGCCAAAGAATCGGCAACATGGGGTCGTCTAATTAAAGACAAGAAGATTACGGGCGAATAA
- the tcuB gene encoding tricarballylate utilization 4Fe-4S protein TcuB translates to MQQIKSLIAEASALVSNAPEVEAARMLTICNSCRYCEGFCAVFPAMTRRIEFLPADVNYMANLCHNCGACLHACQYAPPHEFAINIPKVMAQVRKDTYIAYAWPKSFGSLYRKNGVAVSMAVSFSLILFLLLTLAVNGTLSSEPLQGNFYAIFSHNTLAIMFGAVFGFSILALWIGLQNFWRGISPGISSGNAVAEATHDALTLKYLGGGHGEGCNNEDDAFTLWRKRFHHFTFYGFMLCFAATSVATLYHYLLGLHAPYALNSLPVILGTLGGIGLLIGPAGLLYSNFKRNAEHGDASQKPMDRAFIVLLFLISASGLALLAYRDTSAMPALLAIHLGFVMGFFLTMPYGKFAHGFYRLAALLKNAIEKRQPNKLGLGGE, encoded by the coding sequence ATGCAGCAAATTAAATCCTTAATTGCTGAAGCTAGCGCCTTGGTTTCAAATGCGCCGGAGGTGGAAGCGGCACGCATGTTGACTATTTGTAATTCTTGTCGGTACTGCGAAGGATTTTGCGCGGTATTTCCTGCGATGACGCGCAGGATAGAGTTTTTGCCTGCCGATGTAAATTACATGGCAAATCTTTGTCATAACTGTGGAGCATGCTTACATGCTTGCCAATATGCCCCTCCCCATGAGTTTGCTATAAATATTCCAAAGGTGATGGCTCAAGTACGCAAAGACACCTATATTGCTTATGCGTGGCCAAAATCCTTTGGCTCTTTATATAGAAAAAATGGTGTAGCCGTCTCAATGGCTGTTTCTTTCTCGCTCATTTTATTTTTGCTACTTACACTAGCGGTTAATGGAACTTTATCTTCAGAACCGCTTCAGGGTAATTTTTACGCCATCTTTTCTCACAATACGCTGGCAATCATGTTTGGTGCAGTTTTTGGATTTTCAATTCTTGCTCTATGGATTGGTCTTCAGAATTTCTGGCGTGGCATTTCACCAGGCATAAGCTCGGGTAATGCAGTAGCTGAAGCTACACACGATGCTTTGACCTTGAAGTATCTTGGTGGAGGTCATGGAGAGGGTTGCAATAATGAAGATGATGCGTTTACTTTGTGGCGTAAGCGGTTTCATCACTTCACCTTCTATGGATTTATGCTTTGCTTTGCGGCAACTAGCGTAGCAACCTTGTATCACTATTTATTAGGCTTGCATGCTCCATATGCCCTCAATAGCTTGCCCGTAATTTTAGGAACGCTGGGTGGCATTGGATTGTTAATTGGTCCTGCAGGTTTGCTATATTCAAATTTCAAACGAAATGCTGAGCATGGCGATGCTTCTCAAAAGCCAATGGATAGAGCATTTATTGTGTTGCTATTTTTGATTAGCGCCTCAGGTTTGGCTCTTCTAGCGTATCGTGATACTAGTGCAATGCCAGCATTACTAGCTATTCATTTAGGTTTTGTCATGGGTTTCTTTTTGACTATGCCTTATGGAAAATTTGCCCATGGTTTCTATAGACTTGCTGCGCTTTTAAAGAATGCAATTGAAAAGCGTCAACCTAACAAGCTTGGTTTGGGTGGGGAGTAG
- a CDS encoding HPP family protein — protein sequence MKKIEWEKVRAYIKKCIPPDPYGFSWLDILRVCFGLDVLIMAVVLVNEFVGPADKSMEINAVFLVTALMILLMPASPMFHPKTIIEGNVVSALLASASIYIFPESNIAMILSVSASAIAMYALKCFQPTALMLALFISTGKITNYYFALYPVFADSVVLVIVAYIYGQITKHPYPAKIKSQ from the coding sequence ATGAAGAAAATAGAATGGGAAAAGGTGCGTGCGTATATAAAAAAATGTATCCCACCAGATCCATATGGCTTTAGTTGGCTAGATATCTTAAGAGTCTGTTTTGGGCTAGATGTCTTAATTATGGCCGTTGTCCTTGTTAATGAATTTGTTGGGCCAGCAGATAAATCAATGGAAATTAATGCTGTTTTTTTGGTAACAGCACTAATGATCTTATTGATGCCAGCCAGTCCAATGTTTCATCCAAAAACTATTATTGAGGGAAATGTTGTCTCTGCGCTGTTGGCTTCCGCAAGCATTTATATCTTTCCTGAGTCAAATATTGCGATGATCCTAAGTGTTTCTGCTTCAGCAATTGCAATGTATGCATTGAAGTGTTTTCAGCCAACCGCTCTAATGCTAGCACTCTTCATTTCAACGGGAAAAATTACTAACTATTACTTTGCTTTATATCCTGTTTTTGCAGACTCAGTTGTATTGGTTATCGTTGCGTATATATATGGGCAGATTACGAAGCATCCATACCCGGCAAAGATCAAATCACAATAA
- a CDS encoding 3'-5' exonuclease — protein sequence MSLPIPRLFKNAYNSIWREWLIYHLADERYKFMFDKPPKNEWVVLDCETTGLSIAKDQIISIGAVKINGNTLMTSERLELLVKPDKEVSAESVKIHRLRELDVANGLDPEIAAAKLMQFIGSRPIVGYYLEFDVAMLHKVIWRMLGQGLPQEKIEVSSMYYEYKNNQRPINQRGQMIDLRFDTLMKDLGLPVREAHDAINDAVMTGMAFIKLRQLLGK from the coding sequence ATGAGCCTGCCAATACCCAGACTTTTCAAAAATGCTTACAACTCAATTTGGCGAGAGTGGTTGATTTACCACCTAGCAGATGAGCGCTATAAATTTATGTTTGACAAACCACCAAAGAATGAATGGGTGGTGCTGGATTGTGAAACTACGGGTTTAAGTATTGCAAAGGACCAAATCATCTCTATCGGTGCGGTGAAGATCAATGGCAACACGCTGATGACTAGCGAACGACTAGAGCTTCTAGTAAAGCCCGATAAGGAAGTATCTGCAGAAAGCGTGAAGATTCATCGTTTACGTGAGCTTGATGTCGCTAATGGCCTTGATCCCGAAATTGCTGCGGCCAAGTTAATGCAGTTTATTGGTAGCAGGCCAATTGTGGGGTACTACTTAGAGTTTGATGTTGCCATGCTACATAAAGTCATCTGGAGAATGCTGGGACAAGGACTTCCTCAAGAAAAAATTGAGGTTTCCTCTATGTACTACGAATATAAAAATAATCAACGCCCTATCAATCAACGCGGTCAAATGATTGATCTTCGCTTTGACACTCTAATGAAGGACCTCGGTCTACCAGTACGCGAAGCGCATGATGCCATAAATGATGCCGTCATGACGGGGATGGCTTTTATCAAACTACGCCAATTACTCGGAAAATAA
- the tcuA gene encoding FAD-dependent tricarballylate dehydrogenase TcuA produces MGFQVKQSLDVLVIGGGNAALCAAITAREVGASVLILEAAPKEWRGGNSAHTRNIRAMHEQPEDVMLETYPEEEYWQDVLKVTSGKTDERLARFVIRGSAQCRKWMSQHGVHFQPPLSGTLNLSRTNAFFMGGGKALVNAYYRSAEKLGVKIRYNSPVDSVEIQDGKFIAAYVGDERIEAKTCVLAAGGFESNREWLKEAWGVNEYGESPADNFLIRGTQYNKGVLLKQLIDLGADSVSDPTQAHMVAVDARAPLYDGGICTRIDAVSFGIVVNKNAQRFSDEGEDFWPKRYAFWGRLVAQQPGQIGYSIIDSKVLGRFMPPVFPGEKADTLEELAEKLGLDPNALVQTVRTYNAACRVGTFDHTIMDDCHTIGLEPPKTHWALPIDRSPFYGYAVRPGVTFTYLGLKTDESAAVRFNNQPSENLFVAGEMMAGNVLGKGYAAGIGMAIGTVFGRAAGGEAAKAAIHQKGHTHAAN; encoded by the coding sequence ATGGGTTTTCAAGTAAAACAATCACTAGATGTGCTGGTTATTGGCGGGGGTAACGCTGCTCTTTGTGCCGCCATCACTGCTAGAGAAGTTGGAGCGTCCGTATTAATTTTGGAAGCTGCCCCAAAAGAATGGCGGGGCGGTAACTCTGCTCATACCCGCAATATTCGCGCTATGCATGAACAGCCAGAAGATGTCATGCTGGAAACGTATCCAGAGGAAGAGTATTGGCAGGATGTCTTAAAAGTGACCAGTGGTAAGACAGATGAGAGATTGGCAAGATTTGTCATACGTGGGTCAGCCCAATGTCGCAAATGGATGTCCCAGCATGGAGTGCACTTTCAGCCACCTTTATCAGGGACTCTCAATCTATCCCGTACCAATGCATTTTTTATGGGTGGAGGCAAAGCATTGGTCAATGCCTATTACCGAAGCGCTGAAAAGTTGGGTGTAAAAATTCGCTATAACTCTCCTGTAGATTCTGTTGAAATCCAAGATGGAAAATTTATAGCCGCCTATGTGGGTGACGAGCGAATTGAAGCCAAGACTTGTGTCTTAGCGGCTGGTGGTTTTGAGTCAAACCGTGAGTGGCTTAAAGAGGCTTGGGGTGTCAATGAGTATGGCGAGTCACCAGCTGATAATTTTTTAATACGCGGAACTCAATATAACAAAGGTGTTTTGCTCAAGCAATTAATAGACTTGGGTGCGGATTCTGTTAGCGATCCAACGCAGGCGCATATGGTTGCGGTAGATGCTCGCGCACCTTTATATGATGGTGGCATATGCACTCGCATCGATGCAGTTTCATTTGGAATTGTGGTGAATAAAAATGCTCAGCGTTTCTCTGACGAGGGTGAGGACTTTTGGCCGAAGCGTTATGCTTTCTGGGGAAGATTGGTTGCGCAGCAGCCTGGCCAAATTGGCTACTCGATAATTGATTCAAAAGTATTGGGTCGTTTTATGCCGCCGGTATTTCCAGGTGAAAAAGCTGATACCTTGGAAGAATTGGCAGAGAAGCTGGGTTTAGATCCGAACGCATTAGTGCAAACAGTAAGAACTTATAACGCAGCATGTAGAGTAGGTACCTTTGATCATACGATTATGGATGACTGCCATACTATAGGTTTAGAGCCACCCAAAACACACTGGGCGTTGCCAATTGATAGAAGTCCTTTTTATGGCTATGCGGTTCGTCCTGGCGTTACATTTACCTATTTAGGCTTAAAAACCGATGAATCTGCAGCGGTACGTTTTAATAATCAACCAAGCGAAAATTTATTTGTAGCTGGCGAAATGATGGCTGGCAATGTGCTTGGTAAAGGTTATGCGGCGGGGATTGGTATGGCTATAGGGACAGTATTTGGTCGTGCAGCAGGAGGCGAGGCGGCAAAAGCGGCAATTCATCAAAAAGGTCATACTCATGCAGCAAATTAA